The genomic region GCTGAAGTATAAGAAAGCTCCCACAGCCAACGCGATCATAAGTCCTGCGGCTATCTGAAGAAAATAGAAATTGTTCTTCTTTTTCTCCATAGGCATAGCCTTATTCAATCGTTCTTCAAAACGTTGTTGGTGCCCTGACTGAAGCTTCTGTTCTTCCTGTTCCGGCTTCTCCTGAAACATCTTCCTAATATCCTGTCCCATGACTTAAGTATTTTAATTCTTCCTGCAATTTCTTTTTTCCTCTATGCACCAGAGTTCTGGATGCCACCTGGGTGATATCCAGGATTTCGCTTATTTCTTCATGATCGTATCCTTCCACCAAAAACAACATCAAAGGATACCTGTATTTTTCGGGCAGCTCCTGCATTTTCAATTTCACTTCTTCTATCCCGATCCCGTCATCCACCTGCCAGTCATTCTCTTCTTCTACGGTGCCAAGCGTTTGCTCATTTATGGCTACCAGTTCCATTTTTCTTGCCTTGAGTTTGTCCAGACATTTATTGATCACGATCTTCTTTAACCAGGCACCAAAAGTGACCTCGCCATTGAATTGATGTAACTTAGAGAAAGCTTTGATAAATGCTTCCTGCATGGCATCCTCGGCCTCCATCGTATCCTTCATAAATCTCAACGCCACATAGTACATCCCGTCACAATATTTGTTGTACAGCTTCAACTGGGCCCTACGGCTGTTGTTTTGGCAAGCTTCTATTAGCTTATGCTGTATCAATTTAATTGGTTTTTGATGGGTTAGTTCATTCTAAAGACGAACCATAAAAGTCCGCGTTGCAAAAATTCCGAAATTTATTTCACAATCGCTCTATATTCTTACATTTAAAGCGATTAGCGCAAGTAAACCTTATGGCAGGTTTATTGGATAGGTTATAATAAATGCTAGAAAATGAACTCTAAACTAAAAACAGGCTTGAGTATTGCCGGAGGATTGATCCTCGCTGGTTTACTTACAATGCTTATAATGAGATATACAACGAAAGCTCATAGCCCTGAAGATATTGCTAGCTATAAGCAGAATGGGATAGAACTGGAGGTCT from Christiangramia sp. OXR-203 harbors:
- a CDS encoding sigma-70 family RNA polymerase sigma factor, with translation MIQHKLIEACQNNSRRAQLKLYNKYCDGMYYVALRFMKDTMEAEDAMQEAFIKAFSKLHQFNGEVTFGAWLKKIVINKCLDKLKARKMELVAINEQTLGTVEEENDWQVDDGIGIEEVKLKMQELPEKYRYPLMLFLVEGYDHEEISEILDITQVASRTLVHRGKKKLQEELKYLSHGTGY